The proteins below come from a single Eubacterium limosum genomic window:
- a CDS encoding BCCT family transporter, whose translation MFKKVRLITVGIPIVLMGAVLILGATDPNFTDTMTAFFLELMHSGGWLVALGILLFLGFLVFLFVHPIGSTKFGGPNAKPKYSTWNWWAISLCAGIGTGIVFWGAVEPLTISFTPPASAGVEPGSYAAIIWSLAKCFQHWAFQPYSIYAVAAICCGYAYWNMGKSYASSAGLVYWKNGKDLSDKANDILDGIVLFAIVGGVAGSLGYGLLQIGAGLDFVFGITPGPMVWTAIAVVIIVSYTISSATGLDKGIQWLSDKNAWIFIALMIFMFFCGPVQYICNLTVESFGYYINNIIALTSYTEPVVTAVADSEMWPQWWDLYWMTDWLSFGPIVGLFLVKMSYGRTIRQFIVVNVILPSIFGVIWFGIFGGFAINIQLTGVYDLMEFYNASGAEAFMMKLFEFVPGTMIIRVIMLVLVALSFITLADSMTSTISQMSLRQQTSDIKEAPLPIKVFWGVLIGAVSILFVVTGGINGIKIVKTIAGYPMLFVEIAMIIGFLRYFLSGKNKQDEVTYAADLDRQIKAAEAEAAEEAEAKKNKKKRFGKASASE comes from the coding sequence ATGTTTAAGAAAGTCCGACTGATAACTGTAGGTATTCCTATCGTTTTAATGGGCGCTGTTTTGATCCTGGGTGCTACGGATCCGAACTTTACAGACACAATGACTGCATTTTTCTTGGAGCTTATGCACAGCGGTGGCTGGCTGGTAGCTCTTGGTATCCTGTTATTTTTAGGATTCCTCGTTTTCTTATTTGTGCATCCAATTGGCAGCACGAAGTTTGGGGGACCGAATGCCAAGCCAAAATACAGCACATGGAACTGGTGGGCGATCTCGCTGTGTGCCGGTATCGGTACCGGGATCGTATTCTGGGGGGCTGTTGAACCTCTGACCATTTCCTTTACACCGCCTGCATCTGCCGGCGTTGAACCGGGAAGCTATGCGGCCATTATCTGGTCTCTGGCAAAATGTTTCCAGCATTGGGCATTCCAGCCATATTCCATCTATGCGGTAGCAGCCATCTGCTGTGGTTACGCTTACTGGAACATGGGTAAGAGCTACGCTTCCAGCGCTGGCCTTGTTTACTGGAAAAATGGTAAAGACCTGAGCGACAAAGCTAACGATATTTTAGATGGGATTGTGTTATTCGCCATCGTCGGTGGTGTTGCCGGTTCTTTAGGCTATGGTCTTTTACAGATTGGCGCAGGCTTGGATTTTGTATTCGGCATCACACCTGGACCAATGGTCTGGACTGCGATTGCGGTTGTAATTATTGTTTCTTATACAATTTCAAGCGCCACCGGTCTTGATAAGGGGATTCAGTGGCTGTCTGACAAAAATGCGTGGATTTTTATCGCGCTGATGATTTTTATGTTTTTCTGTGGACCAGTACAGTACATTTGTAATCTTACAGTAGAATCCTTCGGTTACTACATTAACAATATCATTGCCTTAACCTCCTACACAGAACCAGTTGTAACAGCCGTTGCGGATTCAGAAATGTGGCCGCAGTGGTGGGATTTATACTGGATGACTGACTGGCTGTCCTTTGGACCAATCGTTGGTTTGTTCCTCGTAAAAATGTCCTATGGCCGCACCATCCGTCAGTTTATTGTTGTCAATGTTATTTTACCGTCTATCTTTGGTGTTATCTGGTTTGGTATTTTCGGCGGATTCGCTATTAATATTCAGTTAACTGGTGTTTATGATTTAATGGAATTCTACAACGCCAGCGGGGCTGAAGCATTCATGATGAAATTATTCGAGTTTGTTCCAGGCACGATGATTATTCGTGTTATTATGCTCGTTTTGGTAGCGCTGTCCTTTATTACACTGGCCGACTCTATGACATCGACCATTTCTCAGATGTCCTTGAGACAGCAGACTTCTGATATTAAAGAAGCGCCGCTTCCAATCAAGGTTTTCTGGGGTGTCTTAATCGGTGCAGTATCCATTCTGTTCGTCGTTACCGGCGGCATCAATGGTATAAAAATTGTTAAGACCATTGCGGGCTATCCGATGCTCTTTGTGGAAATAGCCATGATCATTGGTTTCCTGAGGTACTTCTTGTCTGGTAAAAATAAACAGGATGAAGTTACCTATGCGGCCGATCTTGATCGTCAGATTAAAGCAGCCGAGGCAGAAGCCGCGGAAGAGGCAGAGGCCAAAAAGAATAAGAAAAAAAGATTTGGTAAAGCATCTGCTTCTGAATAA